Proteins from a genomic interval of Clostridium sp. 'deep sea':
- the murB gene encoding UDP-N-acetylmuramate dehydrogenase, which yields MDLMLWQQQLKDNLHLQQVEFNVDMCNYTYFKIGGPADAFITLNNEYELQKIKKFAQKNKLTLTIIGNGTNLLVSDKGIRGIVVKIGDNLQKISAEGCFIIAESGALLSQVAQVALANSLTGFEFASGIPGSIGGAVFMNAGAYDGEMSQIVSRCWVVTNEGNYEEWDSKRLNLRYRNSAVATEKAIITKVEIKLKQGEKSKIKAEMNKLNRWRRERQPLAMPSAGSTFKRPPDVAGSYLIDQAGLKGYSIGGAQVSTKHAGFVINVGGATAQNVLDVMAHIQKTVYEKFNILLEPEVRLLGEEMKSDLITKN from the coding sequence ATGGATTTAATGTTGTGGCAGCAGCAGTTAAAAGATAACTTACACTTACAACAGGTTGAGTTTAATGTTGATATGTGTAATTATACATATTTTAAAATTGGTGGCCCAGCAGATGCCTTTATAACTTTAAATAATGAATATGAACTTCAAAAAATAAAAAAGTTTGCCCAAAAAAACAAACTTACTTTAACTATAATTGGCAATGGCACAAACTTACTTGTTAGTGATAAAGGAATACGTGGAATAGTAGTAAAAATAGGAGATAATTTGCAAAAGATTTCAGCAGAGGGCTGTTTTATCATAGCTGAATCTGGGGCATTATTATCTCAGGTTGCTCAAGTTGCTTTGGCTAATAGCTTAACAGGTTTTGAGTTTGCTTCAGGAATACCTGGTAGTATTGGTGGAGCAGTTTTTATGAATGCTGGTGCTTACGATGGTGAAATGAGTCAGATAGTTTCACGGTGTTGGGTAGTAACAAATGAGGGTAATTATGAAGAGTGGGATAGTAAAAGACTAAATCTTAGGTATCGTAACTCAGCTGTTGCTACTGAAAAAGCCATTATAACAAAGGTTGAAATAAAACTTAAACAGGGTGAAAAAAGTAAGATTAAAGCTGAAATGAATAAACTCAATAGGTGGCGAAGAGAACGTCAACCGTTAGCAATGCCAAGTGCTGGCAGTACCTTTAAACGTCCCCCTGATGTGGCTGGTAGCTATTTAATTGATCAAGCAGGGTTAAAAGGTTATAGCATTGGTGGAGCTCAGGTTTCCACTAAACATGCTGGTTTTGTTATAAATGTTGGAGGAGCTACGGCTCAAAATGTATTAGATGTAATGGCTCATATTCAAAAAACTGTGTATGAAAAGTTTAATATTTTATTAGAGCCAGAGGTTAGACTTTTAGGAGAAGAGATGAAATCGGATTTAATTACTAAAAATTAA